A single Methanolobus sp. ZRKC5 DNA region contains:
- a CDS encoding response regulator codes for MSHILVIEDNPVNMELTVDLLESYEYQVTPAEDGFIALEKVKENHFDLILLDIQLPKMDGLEVLSRLKDNESTKDIPVIALTAHSMRGDDERFIAAGCIDYISKPIDIHAFKEKIKYHLEASNS; via the coding sequence ATGTCTCATATACTTGTAATTGAAGATAATCCTGTAAATATGGAACTTACTGTAGACCTTCTTGAATCATATGAATATCAGGTTACTCCTGCAGAGGATGGATTCATCGCTCTGGAAAAAGTAAAGGAAAATCATTTCGATCTAATTCTTCTGGATATACAATTGCCTAAAATGGATGGATTGGAGGTACTTTCCCGTTTAAAGGATAATGAGAGTACTAAGGATATTCCTGTGATAGCTTTAACAGCTCATTCTATGCGTGGTGATGACGAAAGGTTCATTGCAGCAGGTTGCATTGACTATATATCCAAACCAATTGATATTCACGCTTTCAAAGAAAAAATAAAATATCACCTCGAAGCTTCAAACTCCTAA